One stretch of Croceibacterium atlanticum DNA includes these proteins:
- the virB11 gene encoding P-type DNA transfer ATPase VirB11: MTAQIHQLSAQGEDGTPPAPAQPLAASGSVYLDAYLAPFRQWLDRDTVTEIMVNRPGEIWVEDAAHPGMQRIEAPEIEDKLIQRLAEQVARVSHQGINREHPLLGATLPDGGRIQFCGPPATRKHWAMAIRRHRRLDLPLDAYDSGPLQAYQEPDMPDPAEEPIAFLRAAIAARKTILISGGTSTGKTTFLNAMLGEIPDHERVVLVEDTPELRLPGANGVGLVAVKGELGEAKVTANELLQSALRLRPDRIVLGELRGAESVSFLRAINTGHPGSFSTIHANSLRGALEQLALMVMQTGIGLGRGDTIAYAASVIDVIVQLDRSSGKRGISAIARSSDLL; the protein is encoded by the coding sequence ATGACCGCGCAGATCCACCAGTTGAGCGCCCAGGGCGAAGACGGCACGCCCCCGGCCCCGGCCCAGCCCCTTGCGGCAAGCGGAAGCGTCTATCTCGACGCCTATCTCGCACCATTCCGGCAATGGCTGGACCGGGACACAGTGACGGAGATTATGGTCAACCGTCCGGGCGAGATCTGGGTGGAAGATGCCGCCCATCCCGGTATGCAGCGGATCGAGGCGCCGGAGATCGAGGACAAGCTGATCCAGCGCCTGGCGGAACAGGTCGCGCGGGTCAGCCATCAAGGCATCAACCGCGAACATCCGCTGCTGGGGGCGACCCTGCCCGATGGCGGGCGCATCCAGTTCTGCGGCCCGCCCGCCACGCGCAAGCACTGGGCCATGGCGATCCGCCGTCACCGCAGGCTGGATCTGCCGCTGGATGCCTATGATTCCGGCCCTTTGCAGGCATATCAGGAACCGGACATGCCCGATCCGGCGGAAGAACCGATTGCGTTCCTCCGCGCCGCCATCGCCGCACGCAAGACGATCCTCATTTCCGGCGGCACCTCCACCGGCAAGACCACTTTCCTCAACGCCATGCTGGGCGAAATACCCGATCATGAACGCGTCGTCCTGGTGGAAGACACGCCCGAACTTCGCCTGCCGGGCGCCAATGGCGTGGGGCTGGTGGCAGTGAAGGGCGAATTGGGCGAGGCGAAAGTGACGGCCAATGAATTGCTGCAATCCGCCTTGCGGTTGCGCCCGGACAGGATCGTTCTGGGCGAATTGCGCGGCGCGGAAAGCGTCAGCTTCCTGCGCGCCATCAATACCGGCCATCCGGGCAGTTTTTCCACCATCCACGCCAACAGCCTGCGCGGCGCGCTGGAACAGCTTGCGCTGATGGTCATGCAAACCGGGATCGGCCTCGGCCGCGGCGACACTATCGCCTATGCCGCATCGGTCATCGATGTCATCGTCCAGCTGGATCGCAGCTCGGGCAAGCGCGGGATCAGTGCGATTGCCCGCAGCAGCGATCTTCTCTGA
- a CDS encoding TrbI/VirB10 family protein — protein MKLAMRLPEKNHGAPRDSDPREEAGAEVIDLASRTAYPAVANGKGRSDALGLAAGVASVAILGAATLWGLNASRMGSEETAQPAVQPVPKAPAATPAPAQQEGRPLANAAPNRPAAAPEPVIANQPEVAPAGNPYASPAMVFDQSLAPAPLAEGVAPPAGDAAGGPASGSSAYDFASRIGGVGGAPAVARNDIDPQNTVTQGTMIPAILETAINTDVPGFARAVVSTDVRSFDGTRILVPRGSRLVGQYQSGLQSGQKRAYVIWQRLTRPDGVSVALASPATGFDGTGGLPGDVNSHFFKRFGSAILLSVISGLTTIASGGTSVVLGGGQSAASTALQQDGQIAPTVRVRQGEPIRVFTARDLDFSQAPRL, from the coding sequence ATGAAACTGGCCATGCGCCTTCCCGAGAAAAATCACGGCGCCCCGCGTGACAGCGACCCGCGCGAGGAAGCGGGCGCCGAAGTGATCGACCTGGCCAGCCGCACCGCCTATCCGGCGGTAGCCAATGGCAAGGGCCGTTCCGATGCGCTGGGCCTGGCCGCCGGTGTCGCATCTGTGGCCATACTCGGCGCCGCCACATTATGGGGGCTGAACGCATCGCGCATGGGATCGGAAGAGACCGCCCAGCCCGCCGTGCAACCTGTGCCAAAAGCGCCCGCGGCCACGCCCGCTCCTGCTCAGCAGGAAGGCCGGCCGCTGGCCAATGCCGCGCCGAACCGGCCCGCTGCCGCGCCAGAACCGGTCATCGCCAACCAGCCCGAGGTTGCTCCGGCCGGGAATCCCTATGCCTCGCCCGCAATGGTATTCGATCAGAGCCTGGCCCCGGCCCCACTGGCCGAAGGCGTGGCGCCCCCCGCAGGCGATGCCGCCGGAGGCCCTGCCTCGGGCAGTTCCGCCTATGACTTTGCCAGCCGGATCGGCGGCGTCGGCGGTGCGCCTGCCGTCGCCAGGAACGATATCGACCCGCAGAACACGGTAACGCAGGGGACAATGATCCCGGCGATCCTGGAAACGGCGATCAATACGGACGTGCCAGGCTTCGCCCGCGCCGTGGTCAGCACCGATGTGCGCAGTTTCGACGGCACGCGTATCCTCGTCCCTCGTGGCAGCAGATTGGTCGGCCAGTATCAGTCCGGCCTGCAATCCGGGCAGAAACGCGCCTATGTCATCTGGCAGCGGCTCACGCGGCCGGACGGCGTTTCCGTCGCGCTCGCCTCGCCCGCCACCGGCTTTGACGGCACAGGCGGCCTGCCCGGCGATGTGAACAGCCATTTCTTCAAGCGGTTCGGTTCAGCCATATTGCTTTCCGTAATCAGCGGGCTGACGACGATTGCCAGCGGCGGCACTTCGGTGGTGCTGGGCGGCGGGCAGAGCGCCGCCTCCACCGCCCTGCAACAGGATGGGCAAATTGCGCCGACCGTGCGTGTCCGGCAGGGCGAACCGATCCGGGTTTTCACAGCCCGCGATCTGGATTTCAGCCAGGCCCCCCGTCTCTGA
- a CDS encoding lytic transglycosylase domain-containing protein has product MILGAAKAAIGLSLGTLCVAPAHADVLEIGDKGARWISGPDADAQQTGPISAAVPLEEVPAEAGLVPEHAVARAGDGAAAVPQLYSAKVAELSARYDLSPSLIEALVWQESRWRANAVSPAGARGLAQLMPGTARDLGVNPDDPFANLEGGARYLREQIDRFGGDLERALAAYNAGPHRVIRSGGVPDITETKNYVLAIMGRLSDQSRSSE; this is encoded by the coding sequence ATGATTCTGGGTGCGGCGAAAGCCGCGATCGGTCTGTCGCTGGGCACGCTCTGCGTAGCCCCGGCACATGCCGACGTGCTCGAAATCGGCGACAAGGGCGCTCGCTGGATCTCCGGCCCGGATGCCGATGCGCAGCAGACCGGCCCAATATCCGCTGCTGTTCCGCTGGAAGAAGTGCCTGCGGAAGCTGGCCTGGTTCCGGAACATGCAGTGGCCCGCGCGGGCGATGGAGCGGCGGCCGTGCCGCAATTATATTCCGCGAAAGTGGCGGAACTGTCCGCCCGATATGATCTCAGCCCTTCCCTGATCGAAGCGCTGGTGTGGCAGGAAAGCCGCTGGCGCGCGAATGCCGTATCCCCTGCCGGTGCGCGGGGACTGGCGCAATTGATGCCCGGCACCGCCCGCGATCTGGGCGTGAATCCGGACGATCCCTTTGCCAATCTGGAAGGCGGCGCCCGTTACCTGCGTGAACAGATCGACCGTTTCGGCGGCGATCTGGAACGTGCCCTGGCGGCATATAACGCCGGGCCGCACCGCGTGATCCGTTCCGGCGGCGTGCCCGACATCACCGAAACGAAAAACTACGTGTTGGCCATCATGGGCCGTCTTTCCGACCAATCCCGGAGTTCCGAATAG
- a CDS encoding TrbG/VirB9 family P-type conjugative transfer protein, translated as MTRALLAAALFAGAAFTAPAQASDPRLVDRLYDPDQIVSIQGKAGVQATIMFGEDERIENVAIGDSQKWQVTPNKRANLLFVKPLAERAATNMTVVTDRHTYLFDLVASPANKNPLYVLSFSYPVELEQVQQADAAATPPAESANAIELAAANDPYAVVDPAELNFAWKTEGDSKLLPTRIYDDGDATFLTWPADAPLPAILVKDHAGTEGPVNFAVRGEVIVVDRVPREFILRSGGDVATLVNEGPVREPAKSPQSALAQTVSRKAEVK; from the coding sequence ATGACCCGCGCCCTGCTTGCAGCCGCGCTCTTCGCCGGTGCCGCCTTTACCGCCCCGGCACAGGCTTCCGATCCGCGCCTTGTCGATCGGCTTTACGATCCCGACCAGATCGTCAGCATCCAGGGCAAGGCCGGGGTGCAGGCCACGATCATGTTCGGTGAAGACGAACGCATCGAAAATGTTGCGATCGGCGATTCCCAGAAATGGCAGGTCACGCCCAACAAGCGCGCCAATCTGCTGTTCGTGAAGCCGCTGGCCGAACGCGCAGCCACGAACATGACGGTCGTCACCGACAGGCATACCTATCTGTTCGACCTGGTGGCCAGCCCGGCCAACAAGAACCCGCTCTACGTCCTCTCCTTCAGCTATCCGGTCGAACTGGAGCAAGTGCAGCAAGCCGATGCCGCAGCCACGCCGCCTGCCGAAAGCGCCAATGCGATAGAGCTGGCCGCGGCCAATGATCCCTATGCCGTGGTCGATCCCGCCGAACTGAACTTCGCCTGGAAGACCGAAGGCGACAGCAAATTGCTGCCGACCCGGATCTATGACGATGGCGATGCCACTTTCCTGACATGGCCTGCGGATGCGCCGCTGCCGGCAATCCTGGTGAAGGATCACGCAGGCACGGAAGGCCCGGTCAATTTTGCCGTGCGCGGGGAAGTGATCGTGGTCGATCGCGTCCCGCGCGAATTCATCCTCCGCTCCGGCGGGGATGTTGCCACCCTCGTCAATGAAGGGCCGGTTCGCGAGCCTGCCAAGTCGCCGCAATCGGCGCTGGCCCAGACCGTTTCCCGCAAAGCGGAGGTGAAGTGA
- a CDS encoding type IV secretion system protein, with translation MNSAACQQALDNVGSGVAASLRAVDCAATATAQAAFGRLFGTDGTLMPVLTILLTIFIAFFGFMLITGRSRIGIATLTPRMVTLGLVVTFATSWAAYQSVFWNLFASAPDWIASLLMGAEGSAVDIFAQKIDFVFAALIEASGPQAMQQGAASTFSPPGLLWVGGTLLLLGTVGLLAVCKIALAVLLALGPVFVVLALFDGTRGLFVGWLKGAAMLAMTPLFAVLGGSLMLELSVPVVGALSQVPGEIDPRAAMAFFMIGAIHCALMVMVLKVAGTMVSGWTVFGLARSIDDSAGSGSISTARGPAPAVSPLTARADQSRNSPSPSRQIRIAGAAPVAANDTGAATTIRRETTILSGSGAATGGHSAAGPSRARGIGSRFRNAPARPLEKLK, from the coding sequence ATGAACAGCGCCGCCTGCCAGCAAGCGCTCGACAATGTCGGCAGCGGCGTCGCCGCCAGCCTTAGAGCGGTGGATTGCGCGGCAACGGCAACGGCGCAGGCAGCCTTCGGGCGCCTGTTCGGCACCGATGGCACGTTGATGCCGGTGCTGACCATATTGCTGACCATCTTCATCGCATTCTTCGGCTTCATGCTGATAACCGGCCGCAGCCGGATCGGCATCGCCACGCTGACACCGCGCATGGTCACGCTGGGGCTGGTGGTCACATTCGCCACCAGCTGGGCCGCTTATCAAAGCGTGTTCTGGAACCTGTTTGCCAGCGCGCCGGACTGGATCGCCTCCCTGCTGATGGGGGCGGAGGGATCGGCGGTCGATATCTTCGCGCAGAAGATCGACTTCGTCTTCGCCGCCCTGATCGAGGCATCCGGGCCGCAAGCGATGCAGCAGGGCGCGGCCTCCACCTTTTCTCCGCCGGGCCTGCTGTGGGTTGGCGGGACCCTGCTGCTGCTCGGCACGGTCGGCCTGCTCGCCGTGTGCAAGATCGCGCTCGCCGTGCTGCTGGCGCTCGGCCCGGTCTTTGTCGTGCTGGCCCTGTTCGACGGCACTCGCGGCCTGTTCGTCGGCTGGCTCAAGGGCGCGGCGATGCTGGCCATGACGCCGCTATTCGCCGTGCTGGGCGGATCGCTGATGCTGGAATTGTCCGTCCCGGTGGTGGGGGCATTGTCGCAGGTTCCGGGCGAGATCGATCCGCGCGCGGCCATGGCCTTCTTCATGATCGGCGCGATCCATTGCGCGCTGATGGTCATGGTACTGAAAGTTGCGGGCACGATGGTGTCCGGCTGGACCGTGTTCGGCCTCGCCCGTTCCATCGATGACAGCGCAGGCAGTGGCAGCATCTCTACCGCCCGCGGCCCGGCCCCTGCGGTTTCCCCGCTGACCGCGCGCGCGGACCAGTCCCGCAATTCCCCTTCGCCCTCACGCCAGATCCGTATTGCCGGTGCCGCGCCCGTCGCCGCCAATGATACGGGTGCGGCAACCACGATCCGGCGCGAGACGACCATCCTTTCCGGAAGCGGAGCCGCCACCGGCGGACATTCCGCCGCCGGCCCATCGCGCGCCCGCGGCATTGGCAGCCGGTTCCGCAACGCGCCCGCACGCCCTCTGGAGAAACTGAAATGA
- a CDS encoding tetratricopeptide repeat protein: MTASMIMAAMLAAQGVTVSPLLETDTIQQKDAAFEDIAAGKADSAIILLKAGLVEEPGDPALLINLGAAYEQTGDLESAARAYRAAMDSRTRYQLELADGRWMDSRRAAQIALSKLEMTGTIALR; this comes from the coding sequence ATGACTGCCTCGATGATCATGGCGGCCATGCTTGCCGCCCAGGGTGTCACCGTATCGCCGTTGCTGGAAACGGATACGATCCAGCAGAAGGATGCCGCTTTTGAAGATATCGCCGCCGGTAAGGCCGACAGTGCGATAATCCTGCTGAAAGCCGGCCTGGTTGAAGAGCCCGGCGATCCGGCATTGCTGATCAATCTTGGCGCGGCTTATGAACAGACCGGCGATCTGGAAAGCGCGGCCCGCGCCTATCGCGCCGCGATGGACAGCCGCACGCGCTACCAGCTGGAACTGGCCGATGGCCGCTGGATGGATTCGCGCCGCGCCGCGCAGATCGCGTTGAGCAAGCTGGAAATGACAGGCACGATCGCGCTGCGCTGA
- a CDS encoding type IV secretion system protein VirB3 produces MELARYPVHRALTRPQMFAGVTFNYFIINGLVTTEMFLILKSLWILPIPFVMHAAGYFACLREPRIFDLWITRVSKCPRVKNFKRWGCNSYAA; encoded by the coding sequence ATGGAACTGGCCCGTTACCCCGTCCACCGTGCGCTGACCCGGCCGCAGATGTTCGCCGGGGTGACGTTCAACTATTTCATCATCAACGGCCTCGTCACGACGGAGATGTTCCTGATCCTCAAGAGCTTGTGGATCCTGCCCATCCCCTTCGTGATGCATGCGGCGGGCTATTTTGCCTGTCTGCGCGAGCCGCGCATTTTCGACCTGTGGATCACCAGGGTGAGCAAGTGCCCGCGGGTCAAGAATTTCAAGCGCTGGGGCTGCAACAGCTACGCCGCCTGA
- a CDS encoding TrbC/VirB2 family protein: MRSFSRIAALAALLVPSAAYAQGADPQGSGPIVAALTWMQGTLLGNVATAVAVMAVAAVGFMMLTGRMNWRFGATVIIGCFILFGAASIVSGIQSAAAVG, encoded by the coding sequence ATGCGTTCGTTTTCCCGTATTGCCGCGCTGGCGGCCCTGCTTGTTCCGTCTGCCGCTTATGCGCAGGGTGCCGATCCTCAGGGCTCCGGCCCGATCGTGGCCGCGCTGACCTGGATGCAGGGCACCTTGCTGGGCAATGTCGCCACCGCCGTGGCGGTGATGGCCGTGGCTGCTGTCGGCTTCATGATGCTGACCGGCCGGATGAACTGGCGTTTCGGCGCCACGGTAATCATCGGCTGTTTCATCCTGTTTGGCGCTGCATCGATCGTTTCCGGCATCCAGTCCGCCGCGGCGGTGGGCTGA
- a CDS encoding VirB4 family type IV secretion/conjugal transfer ATPase codes for MKTKWLGAAAWSAKEAHAGDRLPYARLVDGNTLLLRDGSLMAALQVPGLLFETEDTDALNAHAATREVVLRSNLDARFVLYHHIIRRRVSVELPARFDDPLAAHIDRRWREKLSSGSLFVNDQFVTLVRRPARGKAGLVERIGRKFRKRGGELAQADPRDLRSLRAAVQALAASLGEYGAQPLGDYTGSSGQVNNELLELLSALYNGEMRPVRRPADDADIGNMLPYRRISFGVDAMEQRGAGRPDFSALLSLKDYPEATSPGLLDPMLRLPFEMVVSESFAPQERQTTRERIDQALRRLRSADEEAVAERSEMLAARDGLGSGSVAFGDHHLTVLVRERDLARLDDATASVGAALADAGAIAVREDTNLEPAFWGQFPGNESYLVRRAMISTANMASFGSLHGFALGQAEGNHWGDAVTLLETTSATPFFFNFHHGDLGNFSVIGPSGSGKTVVMNFLAAQAQKFSPRTILFDKDRGAELFIRGIGGNYDRIRAGEPTGFNPLALPDSAASRAFLRDWLGVLLKAEGPEELATIAGAVDAAYGNDPSLRRLRYFKELLSGARRPQPGDLADRLSAWIEDGEYGWLFDNAQDRLDLSTRVMGFDMTALLENPRLRTPTMMYLFHRIDERLDGEPTMILIDEGWKALDDEVFAARIRDWLKTLRKRNALVGFATQSARDALESRISTALVEQTATMIFMPNARARPEDYCEGFGLTEHEYALIRSLPAHSRCFLVRQPDASVVVRLDLSGAPEVLTMLSGRESAVRRLDLLREAVGDDPAEWYPALTGRAWPGEKSASEDADYAAWEAAE; via the coding sequence ATGAAGACCAAGTGGCTCGGAGCCGCCGCATGGAGCGCGAAGGAAGCGCATGCCGGCGACCGCCTGCCCTATGCGCGCCTGGTGGACGGGAACACGCTGCTGCTGCGCGACGGTTCGCTGATGGCCGCGCTGCAAGTGCCGGGCCTGCTGTTCGAAACCGAAGATACCGACGCGCTGAACGCCCATGCGGCCACGCGCGAAGTCGTGCTGCGTTCCAATCTCGATGCGCGTTTCGTGCTTTATCACCACATCATCCGCCGCCGCGTATCGGTGGAATTGCCGGCCCGGTTCGACGATCCGCTGGCTGCCCATATTGACCGCCGCTGGCGCGAGAAACTGTCCAGCGGATCGCTGTTCGTGAACGACCAGTTCGTGACGCTGGTGCGCCGCCCCGCGCGCGGCAAGGCCGGGCTGGTGGAACGGATCGGCAGGAAATTCCGCAAGCGCGGCGGCGAACTGGCCCAAGCCGATCCCAGGGATCTGCGCAGCCTGCGCGCTGCGGTGCAGGCGCTGGCCGCCTCGCTCGGCGAATATGGCGCGCAGCCGCTGGGCGATTACACGGGCAGCAGCGGGCAGGTGAACAACGAACTGCTCGAACTGCTGAGCGCGCTCTATAATGGCGAAATGCGCCCGGTCCGCCGTCCGGCCGATGATGCCGATATAGGCAATATGCTGCCTTATCGCCGGATCAGCTTCGGCGTGGACGCGATGGAGCAGCGCGGGGCGGGTCGGCCCGATTTTTCGGCGCTGCTGAGCCTGAAGGATTATCCCGAAGCGACATCGCCGGGCCTGCTCGATCCGATGCTGCGCCTGCCCTTCGAAATGGTGGTGAGCGAAAGCTTCGCCCCGCAGGAACGGCAGACCACGCGCGAACGGATCGACCAGGCCTTGCGCCGCCTGCGCTCCGCGGACGAGGAAGCCGTGGCCGAACGCAGCGAAATGCTCGCCGCGCGGGACGGGCTCGGCAGCGGATCGGTGGCGTTCGGCGATCATCACCTGACCGTGCTGGTGCGCGAACGCGATCTGGCGCGGCTGGACGATGCAACTGCCTCCGTCGGCGCGGCGCTGGCCGATGCGGGGGCCATTGCCGTGCGGGAAGACACCAATCTGGAACCCGCCTTCTGGGGCCAGTTCCCGGGCAATGAGAGCTATCTGGTCCGGCGGGCGATGATCTCAACCGCCAATATGGCCAGTTTCGGCAGTTTGCACGGTTTCGCGCTGGGCCAGGCCGAAGGCAATCACTGGGGCGATGCTGTCACATTGCTGGAAACCACCAGCGCGACGCCGTTCTTCTTCAATTTCCACCATGGCGATCTGGGCAATTTCTCGGTCATCGGCCCGTCCGGTTCGGGCAAGACCGTGGTGATGAACTTCCTTGCCGCGCAGGCGCAGAAATTCAGCCCGCGCACCATCCTGTTCGACAAGGATCGCGGCGCAGAACTGTTCATTCGCGGGATTGGCGGCAATTACGACCGGATCCGCGCGGGCGAACCGACCGGCTTCAACCCGCTGGCCCTGCCCGACAGCGCCGCCAGCCGCGCCTTTTTGCGCGACTGGCTGGGCGTTCTGCTGAAGGCAGAGGGGCCGGAAGAGCTGGCAACGATCGCCGGGGCGGTGGATGCCGCCTATGGCAATGATCCATCTCTGCGCCGCCTGCGCTATTTCAAGGAATTGCTGTCCGGCGCCCGCCGTCCGCAGCCGGGCGACCTGGCGGACCGGCTTTCCGCCTGGATCGAGGATGGCGAATATGGCTGGCTGTTCGACAATGCGCAGGACAGGCTGGACCTTTCGACCCGCGTGATGGGCTTCGACATGACTGCGCTGCTGGAAAATCCGCGCCTGCGCACGCCGACCATGATGTATCTGTTCCACCGCATCGATGAACGGCTGGACGGCGAGCCGACGATGATCCTGATCGACGAAGGCTGGAAAGCGCTGGATGACGAGGTGTTTGCCGCCCGCATCCGCGACTGGCTGAAAACGCTGAGAAAGCGCAACGCGCTGGTCGGCTTCGCCACGCAAAGCGCGCGCGATGCACTGGAAAGCCGCATTTCCACCGCGCTGGTCGAACAGACGGCGACGATGATCTTCATGCCCAATGCCCGCGCACGGCCCGAAGATTACTGCGAAGGCTTTGGCCTGACAGAGCACGAATATGCGCTGATCCGCAGCCTTCCCGCGCATAGCCGCTGTTTCCTGGTGCGCCAGCCCGATGCCAGCGTGGTCGTCCGGCTGGACCTGTCCGGCGCGCCCGAAGTGCTGACCATGCTTTCCGGCAGGGAAAGCGCGGTCCGCCGGCTGGACCTGCTGCGCGAAGCGGTGGGGGACGATCCGGCCGAATGGTATCCCGCGCTTACCGGCCGCGCCTGGCCGGGCGAAAAGAGCGCCAGCGAAGATGCCGACTATGCCGCATGGGAGGCGGCAGAATGA